The proteins below are encoded in one region of Lytechinus pictus isolate F3 Inbred chromosome 11, Lp3.0, whole genome shotgun sequence:
- the LOC129272025 gene encoding uncharacterized protein LOC129272025, translating into METHHRFVLLKQIDDIVKDINPRDIASSLANDQQREKRVLPILLLKDVARQPSPGKQAYRLIELLVSCGPRAFDALCEALETHRHDKLLQTIRRAEKDTRVADPAVLQQLRKVTSKFPTPESYVDVCRNSAEAFTSDVWVEHLLPLLKPPIDPTDSIRQRVLDGPTRQDKAEVLFDWLIRKVDKHGHRSFFALLDAVKCTYPHVAEEIWNHLQTIAVTKEPSQMASKAAGGKSTRLTNGAKGRITNKGKPGDSLSNDKLFSGDDSKGSLEGDMDYHSQLDHAVGVIGEANAKIRRTEDRVAALENERTDLENKLRIALRESYSLRTELENLKKEKQEKNLKEAELRRSRERKLKELQEELETKESMMASREIELRRRELELDQRVSKVRRQQADVERQFLDVLDKDKSFEGRVRAQGKKDEELKRRDRALTVRESVIADKEDLLTRNLEELKNKETNVVKAMNELEKKRENLNGVKRKNEEVAIKLAEKKNEIDVKEKEVGITLMALRKDEAELLRKEEQLEDMEEEIAQRQVELDEKERGLSQRSRETGEFEREKKQFYSDKKKWNTEAAKIRNDLERERKSLRERDMDLKTKERELQIKDKERHAVKDALDKHLQDQNKIERSIKAIEMEQRRIELAQSLRETEMEQKQKREKMISSITSKEDELLAKISDLHRKEQHIREREEQLKEDEERAFQLRFQGDNQLRDSGDHEMVLEDVSEMHTPSVRGRHYTQSIDHGSSPESGFSESHAAEYRILQKGVTGSQHRNQIFNIKTGNVKNIGEMKNIIYRREGIPIDWQQFYFNGKRLPDTSMLPAPETLASGVMDLRLAIPNGTITLAIRMNSTVVRKIEFKEDETIAAAKTRIYKSEGIPPHQQTLYYGDLELQNKYRLSEYVINPKNEILELLLRLRYNVVVALFHNRLIGLTVEDLDTVASVKGRIWKETRIHVNYQVLTYGSTTMADQRTIGYYRVTEGSRIFVSFVLPIVVEPTKETFTLSLDPLAYCIKIKEQICKFRSFQVHLQKLVHQVLDGKDGSFWRLLNDNKPIIDELTLGEPVHLYHGTILILDGDRNVLVYDVELWHSVKVVKDIIRKKMEKKNKHIHTRHIHLMHGDQELKTVTRAIKSFGVKRSDVLVVRTDPTTFHLQNVSAFQK; encoded by the exons tgACGTCCAAGTTCCCAACTCCTGAGTCTTACGTCGATGTTTGCCGAAACAGTGCCGAAGCTTTCACTAGCGACGTTTGGGTGGAGCATCTACTCCCGCTACTCAAGCCTCCCATCGACCCTACAGATTCTATACGACAGCGCGTACTCGACGGCCCTACGCGCCAAGATAAGGCCGAGGTGCTCTTTGATTGGCTGATTCGAAAAGTTGACAAGCATGGTCACCGGTCATTCTTCGCGCTCCTAGACGCCGTGAAATGCACCTACCCCCATGTAGCAGAGGAGATCTGGAACCACCTACAAACGATCGCAGTCACCAAGGAGCCTTCACAAATGG CATCAAAAGCAGCCGGTGGGAAGAGCACTAGGCTGACGAACGGAGCAAAAGGGCGAATAACCAACAAGGGAAAACCCG GGGATTCCTTGTCTAACGATAAGCTGTTTAGTGGAGACGATTCCAAAGGTTCTCTTGAAGGAGACATGGACTACCATTCCCAGCTTGACCACGCAGTTGGGGTGATCGGCGAAGCAAATGCAAAGATCAGGAGGACAGAAGATCGCGTGGCAGCCTTGGAAAATGAGAGGACCGATTTGGAAAACAAACTGCGAATTGCTCTCAGGGAATCGTACAGTCTCAGAACAGAACTGGAAAATCTCAAAAAAGAAAAGCAAGAGAAGAACTTAAAGGAGGCCGAGCTGAGAAGGTCGCGAGAACGTAAGCTAAAGGAACTCCAGGAAGAGCTGGAGACCAAAGAGTCTATGATGGCGAGCAGGGAGATCGAGCTGAGGAGAAGAGAGCTGGAACTTGACCAGAGGGTGAGTAAAGTCAGGAGGCAGCAGGCCGACGTGGAGAGACAGTTTCTAGATGTCCTGGACAAGGATAAGTCGTTTGAAGGGAGAGTTCGCGCACAGGGAAAAAAGGATGAGGAGTTGAAACGTCGCGATCGAGCTCTGACCGTCCGTGAATCTGTCATTGCAGATAAAGAAGATCTTTTGACGAGAAATCTCGAAGAACTCAAGAATAAGGAAACTAACGTTGTAAAGGCCATGAATGAGCTGGAGAAGAAGCGAGAAAATCTGAACGGTGTCAAGAGAAAGAACGAAGAAGTGGCCATAAAGCTTGCAGAGAAAAAGAATGAGATCGATGTCAAAGAAAAGGAAGTAGGCATTACCCTGATGGCTCTAAGGAAGGATGAGGCAGAGCTGTTGAGGAAGGAAGAACAGTTGGAGGACATGGAGGAAGAGATTGCACAGAGACAGGTAGAACTTGACGAGAAAGAACGGGGACTGAGTCAAAGAAGTCGCGAGACGGGTGAATTcgagagagaaaagaaacagTTCTATtctgacaagaaaaaatggaacaCTGAAGCTGCAAAGATTAGGAATGATCTTGAAAGGGAGCGGAAAAGTCTGAGAGAACGTGACATGGATCTCAAAACAAAAGAGCGTGAATTGCAAATCAAAGACAAGGAAAGGCATGCAGTGAAGGATGCTCTTGACAAGCATTTGCAAGATCAAAACAAGATTGAGCGCTCTATAAAAGCTATAGAGATGGAACAGCGTCGAATCGAACTGGCACAAAGCTTGCGCGAGACTGAAATGGAACAAAAGCAAAAACGAGAGAAAATGATCTCTTCGATTACGTCTAAGGAAGATGAACTTTTGGCAAAAATCAGCGACCTGCACAGGAAAGAACAACACATAAGAGAACGAGAGGAACAATTGAAGGAAGACGAAGAACGTGCATTTCAACTTAGGTTTCAGGGCGATAATCAGCTAAGAGACAGCGGTGATCATGAGATGGTTTTAGAAGATGTCTCAGAGATGCATACACCGTCGGTGAGAGGAAGGCATTATACACAATCTATAGATCACGGCTCGAGCCCAGAAAGTGGTTTCTCCGAAAGTCATGCAGCAGAGTACCGAATACTCCAAAAAGGTGTCACCGGCAGTCAGCATCGTAACCAGATCTTCAACATCAAAACAGGTAACGtcaaaaatattggtgaaatgaAAAACATCATCTACAGAAGAGAGGGAATACCTATTGACTGgcaacaattttatttcaacgGTAAACGCTTGCCAGATACGTCAATGCTCCCAGCACCCGAAACCCTGGCAAGTGGAGTCATGGATTTACGATTAGCTATTCCAAATGGAACAATAACTCTCGCCATCAGAATGAACAGCACCGTCGTGAGGAAAATTGAGTTCAAGGAAGACGAGACCATAGCAGCTGCAAAAACGCGAATTTATAAGTCAGAAGGCATCCCTCCACACCAGCAGACTCTCTACTACGGCGACTTAGAGCTGCAGAATAAATACCGTCTCAGCGAATACGTTATCAATCCGAAAaacgaaatcttggaactcttgCTGAGGTTACGTTACAATGTAGTCGTGGCCCTCTTTCACAATCGTCTTATTGGCCTTACCGTGGAAGACCTTGATACGGTTGCTTCGGTGAAAGGTCGGATCTGGAAAGAAACCCGTATCCATGTTAACTATCAAGTCTTGACTTACGGATCAACAACCATGGCTGACCAGCGAACCATTGGTTATTATCGAGTCACCGAAGGCTCGAGAATCTTTGTTTCCTTCGTCCTGCCTATCGTAGTCGAGCCAACCAAAGAGACCTTTACTCTTTCCCTCGACCCTCTTGCCTACTGCATAAAGATCAAGGAACAGATTTGCAAGTTCCGTAGTTTCCAGGTCCACCTTCAAAAGCTTGTGCATCAAGTGCTGGATGGGAAAGACGGTTCGTTTTGGCGACTCCTGAACGACAACAAGCCCATTATAGACGAGCTCACTCTTGGTGAACCAGTCCATCTCTACCATGGAACCATCTTGATCCTGGACGGAGACAGGAATGTGTTGGTGTATGACGTCGAGCTCTGGCATTCTGTCAAGGTTGTCAAGGACATAATCCGCAAAAAgatggaaaagaagaataaacatATTCACACGAGGCACATACATCTGATGCACGGAGACCAGGAGCTTAAAACAGTTACCAGGGCCATCAAGTCATTCGGGGTCAAAAGATCTGATGTCCTTGTTGTGAGAACAGACCCGACAACCTTTCACCTTCAAAATGTCTCTGCATTTCAAAAATGA